The following proteins come from a genomic window of Pseudomonas sp. WJP1:
- a CDS encoding ABC transporter permease has product MSIPDFSNQFDAVIDSSLEWLMDNGEFVFDTANTALKGIFEGVQWCIAYPPYYVIAIVMALIGWRAVGVRFAILTGLALLFCDVIGLWPETVSTLALVLTATVLALVVAIPLGVLAGLAPSFDRVVDPFLDLVQTMPPYIYLLPAIALLGYGTATALLATFIVAVPPAMRLTSLGIRMTPKEFIELGEASGVTGWQMFFKIRLPFAMPSIMAGVNQSLMMAFGMVVIAGIVGSGGLGESIYGAVRTLDIAKSINAAIAIVILTMILDRLAQSAARSRMGDSQ; this is encoded by the coding sequence ATGAGCATCCCTGACTTTTCCAATCAATTCGACGCGGTCATCGACTCGAGCCTTGAATGGCTGATGGACAACGGCGAGTTTGTGTTCGACACGGCCAATACGGCGTTGAAGGGAATTTTTGAAGGCGTGCAATGGTGCATTGCCTATCCACCGTATTACGTCATCGCGATCGTCATGGCCCTGATTGGCTGGCGCGCTGTGGGAGTACGCTTTGCGATTCTTACCGGTTTAGCGTTGTTGTTCTGTGACGTCATTGGCTTGTGGCCGGAAACCGTCAGTACCCTTGCCTTGGTGCTGACCGCCACCGTGCTCGCGCTGGTAGTAGCCATACCCCTGGGTGTGCTGGCAGGGCTCGCTCCGTCCTTTGATCGAGTGGTGGATCCGTTCCTGGATCTGGTGCAAACCATGCCGCCCTACATCTACCTGCTTCCAGCCATCGCGCTGCTGGGTTATGGCACTGCCACCGCACTGTTGGCGACCTTTATCGTTGCCGTGCCGCCCGCCATGCGCCTGACCTCCCTGGGGATTCGAATGACGCCCAAGGAATTCATCGAGCTAGGGGAGGCCAGCGGCGTCACCGGGTGGCAGATGTTCTTCAAGATCCGCTTGCCGTTCGCCATGCCCAGCATCATGGCAGGAGTGAACCAAAGCCTGATGATGGCCTTCGGCATGGTGGTGATCGCCGGCATCGTCGGTTCAGGCGGCCTGGGTGAATCGATCTACGGCGCCGTTCGCACACTGGACATCGCCAAGTCGATCAACGCGGCCATTGCCATCGTGATCCTGACCATGATCCTCGATCGATTGGCGCAGAGCGCTGCGCGGTCCCGGATGGGAGACTCCCAATGA
- a CDS encoding ABC transporter permease, whose amino-acid sequence MSTAEIHFSPGEFLAPAVDWLNANLHGLFKVISQVIEAVLGGVEGALLAPHPYAMIGGVALLAFFFANKKVAVFSALMLAFCLFSGLWVASMQTIALVSVAVLISVAIAFPLGVLAARVKKVDDAFLPILNIMQTVPPWVYLIPAVMLFSLGRVPAIIATIVYGIPPMLRLTTLAFKQLPKEFLELGQAIGASPRAILFKIELPTAAPTLLVGLNQCILLSLAMVVLAGLVGAGGLGAEVTRGLTRMEMGLGLRAGLAIVAVALLLDRLSRGALQRHSPRKLV is encoded by the coding sequence ATGAGTACTGCAGAAATCCATTTCTCTCCTGGTGAATTCCTCGCGCCTGCGGTCGATTGGCTGAACGCTAATTTGCATGGGTTGTTCAAGGTCATCAGCCAGGTTATCGAAGCCGTACTCGGCGGCGTCGAAGGGGCGCTGCTGGCGCCGCATCCCTACGCCATGATCGGCGGTGTGGCGTTGCTGGCGTTCTTTTTCGCCAACAAGAAAGTGGCGGTGTTTTCTGCCTTGATGTTGGCATTTTGCTTGTTCTCCGGGCTTTGGGTGGCGTCGATGCAAACCATCGCGCTGGTCTCGGTGGCCGTGCTGATCTCCGTCGCCATCGCGTTTCCGCTCGGTGTGCTTGCCGCGCGTGTAAAGAAGGTGGATGACGCATTCCTGCCGATCCTCAACATCATGCAGACCGTTCCGCCTTGGGTTTACCTGATTCCCGCGGTGATGCTGTTCAGCCTGGGTCGCGTGCCGGCAATCATCGCCACCATCGTCTACGGCATTCCGCCGATGCTCAGGCTGACGACCCTGGCCTTCAAGCAACTGCCCAAGGAGTTCCTTGAGCTGGGGCAGGCTATCGGCGCTTCGCCCAGGGCGATCCTGTTCAAGATCGAGTTGCCGACTGCCGCACCGACGCTGCTGGTGGGGCTCAACCAATGCATTCTGCTGTCTTTGGCGATGGTGGTTCTGGCGGGCCTGGTGGGTGCTGGCGGACTTGGCGCCGAAGTGACCCGCGGCCTCACCCGGATGGAGATGGGCTTGGGTCTTCGTGCGGGCCTGGCGATTGTCGCGGTGGCACTGCTGCTGGATCGGCTGTCGCGCGGCGCGTTGCAGCGTCATTCCCCACGCAAACTGGTTTAG
- a CDS encoding 4-hydroxyproline epimerase codes for MRRSFFCVDSHACGNPVRVVTGGGPLLPSVSMAERRDIFVRDHDWIRTALMFEPRGHDVMSGAIIYPSTRDDCDFGALFIEVSGCLPMCGAGTIGMSTVVIEEGLVTPREPGTLAIETPAGRVDVAYTMSGEYVDSIRLFNVASYLHSADVVVEVPGVGELVVDIAYGGNFYAVVEPQENWAGLQGLTSAEIVGLSQKLRAALAEVSDPVHPENSRISGVHHVIWCDDGHTLAADGRGAVFYGDKAIDRSPGGTGTSARMAQLFGKGRLKVGETYRNESLIGTIFEGKVEAAVKVGAYEGIRPSIGGWAQITGHNTIFVDDRDPLRHGFQLA; via the coding sequence ATGAGACGTAGCTTTTTTTGTGTGGACTCCCATGCGTGCGGGAACCCGGTGCGGGTAGTGACAGGCGGCGGGCCGCTGTTGCCCTCCGTTTCGATGGCGGAACGCCGAGACATCTTCGTGCGTGATCATGACTGGATTCGCACCGCGTTGATGTTCGAGCCCCGGGGCCATGACGTGATGTCGGGGGCGATCATCTATCCCTCCACGCGGGATGACTGCGATTTTGGCGCATTGTTCATCGAAGTCAGTGGCTGCCTGCCCATGTGTGGCGCCGGCACCATCGGCATGTCCACCGTGGTGATCGAGGAAGGCCTGGTCACACCGCGCGAACCTGGCACGCTGGCCATCGAGACGCCTGCCGGGCGAGTCGACGTGGCCTACACCATGAGCGGCGAATACGTTGACTCGATTCGCCTGTTCAACGTCGCCAGTTACCTGCACAGCGCCGATGTGGTGGTAGAGGTGCCCGGTGTCGGTGAGCTGGTCGTGGACATCGCTTACGGCGGCAATTTCTACGCGGTGGTCGAGCCGCAGGAAAACTGGGCTGGCCTGCAAGGCTTGACCAGCGCCGAGATCGTTGGCCTGAGCCAGAAATTGCGCGCGGCCCTGGCTGAAGTCAGTGACCCGGTGCATCCCGAGAACAGCAGGATCAGCGGCGTTCACCATGTCATCTGGTGCGACGACGGACACACGCTGGCGGCCGATGGTCGCGGCGCAGTGTTCTACGGCGACAAGGCCATTGACCGGTCTCCCGGTGGCACCGGTACTTCTGCGCGAATGGCGCAGTTGTTCGGCAAGGGTCGGTTGAAGGTGGGGGAGACGTACCGCAACGAAAGCCTGATCGGGACGATCTTTGAAGGGAAGGTCGAAGCGGCGGTCAAGGTCGGAGCCTACGAGGGTATCCGGCCGAGCATCGGTGGCTGGGCGCAGATCACCGGGCACAACACCATTTTTGTCGACGACCGCGACCCCCTGCGCCATGGCTTTCAGTTGGCTTGA
- a CDS encoding GlxA family transcriptional regulator: MKGKNLRYLNDNPNAMARTVRAGFLLLEHFSLPAFTQVLDTLVTANLLRPQLFTTRTFGMSDGEVVSDLGLVIRPDSQIDCAAIKELDLLVICGGYRTELKASEELTGLLAKAAELGVSLAGLWNGAWFLGRAGLLEGYRCAVHPEHRPALAEFCKATQVSSEPYVIDRDRLTASSPSGAFHMALDWIKGLHDKALVEGIEDILAFEESRYRRIKPAENICVSAPLREVVKLMDANLEEPLELEQLAVYAGRSRRQLERLFREQLGTTPQRYYMELRITEARRLLQHTELSQVEVLVACGFVSPSHFSKCYSSYFGYRPSKEVRLVK; encoded by the coding sequence ATGAAGGGGAAAAATCTTCGCTATCTCAATGACAACCCCAACGCCATGGCGCGAACGGTGCGAGCAGGCTTCCTGCTGCTCGAGCACTTTTCGCTCCCGGCATTCACGCAAGTGCTGGATACGCTGGTCACGGCCAATCTTCTGCGACCCCAGCTGTTCACCACCCGCACGTTCGGCATGAGCGACGGTGAGGTGGTCAGCGACCTGGGCCTGGTCATCCGGCCAGATAGCCAGATCGATTGCGCAGCGATCAAGGAGCTGGACCTGCTGGTGATCTGCGGTGGCTACCGCACGGAACTGAAGGCGTCGGAGGAGCTGACCGGCCTGCTCGCAAAAGCCGCCGAGCTGGGCGTCAGCCTGGCCGGCTTGTGGAATGGCGCCTGGTTCCTGGGGCGCGCGGGTTTGCTCGAGGGTTATCGCTGCGCCGTGCACCCCGAACATCGCCCGGCGCTGGCGGAGTTCTGCAAGGCGACGCAGGTCAGTAGCGAGCCCTACGTGATCGATCGGGACCGGCTCACCGCGTCCAGCCCGTCGGGGGCCTTCCACATGGCGCTGGACTGGATCAAGGGCCTGCATGACAAAGCGCTGGTCGAGGGCATCGAGGACATCCTCGCGTTTGAGGAATCTCGCTACCGACGGATAAAACCGGCGGAAAACATCTGCGTGAGTGCGCCGTTGCGTGAGGTGGTGAAGCTGATGGACGCCAACCTGGAAGAGCCCCTGGAGTTGGAGCAACTGGCGGTTTACGCCGGGCGATCGCGCCGACAACTCGAGCGTTTGTTCAGGGAGCAACTGGGTACCACGCCACAGCGTTATTACATGGAATTGCGCATTACCGAGGCACGACGGCTGCTCCAGCACACGGAGTTGTCCCAGGTCGAGGTGCTCGTGGCCTGTGGCTTCGTTTCGCCGAGCCACTTCAGCAAGTGCTACAGCTCGTATTTTGGTTATCGGCCCTCCAAGGAAGTCAGGCTGGTGAAATAG
- a CDS encoding GntR family transcriptional regulator, protein MATKDLESQASSELPVDRKAVLGETLRRRILSMELAPGAVVDELALCDEFGLSRPPVRELMRQMAAEGYIDLEANRAARVSSMNYQSLRSFFLAAPLIYIATTQLAATHARPSEIAELKRIQECFREAIEEKDVEKRVLYNDEFHLQIGKMAHNAYLMPSLQRLLIDHARLGKIFYRHPTTVDMQEDLKLATQQHDEMIAAIENHDPAQAGDIVRAHLELSRRRMSEYAAPEGLEVAINF, encoded by the coding sequence ATGGCAACGAAAGATCTCGAATCCCAAGCTTCCTCCGAACTGCCTGTTGACCGTAAGGCCGTACTGGGAGAGACGCTGCGGCGCCGTATCCTGAGCATGGAGCTGGCGCCCGGTGCCGTCGTTGACGAGCTGGCCTTGTGTGACGAATTCGGACTTTCCCGTCCCCCGGTGCGCGAGCTGATGCGCCAGATGGCTGCTGAAGGCTATATCGACCTTGAAGCGAACCGGGCCGCCCGGGTGTCGTCGATGAACTATCAATCGCTGCGCAGCTTTTTCCTGGCGGCCCCCTTGATCTACATCGCGACCACCCAACTGGCCGCCACGCACGCGAGGCCATCGGAGATTGCCGAGCTCAAGCGCATCCAGGAATGTTTCCGCGAAGCCATCGAGGAAAAGGATGTCGAGAAACGCGTGCTGTACAACGATGAATTCCATTTGCAGATCGGCAAGATGGCGCATAACGCTTATTTGATGCCGAGCCTGCAGCGTTTGTTGATCGACCATGCACGCCTGGGGAAGATCTTTTATCGCCACCCAACGACCGTCGATATGCAGGAAGACCTGAAGTTGGCGACCCAGCAGCATGACGAAATGATCGCCGCTATTGAAAACCATGATCCGGCCCAGGCGGGCGATATCGTGCGGGCGCACCTTGAACTGTCGCGCCGCCGGATGTCCGAATACGCCGCACCGGAAGGGTTGGAAGTCGCCATTAATTTTTGA
- a CDS encoding NAD(P)/FAD-dependent oxidoreductase, with protein MAKIRYTPADDSTCGWFHLSQPRVARASHSGNRSARWVVVGAGFTGLAAARQLALNFPDDEIVLIEAQEVGYGASGRNAGFAIDLPHDIGADDYIGDIKTAKISMELNLMGQSILKDLVEKHRIDCQFRLCGKYQAAIENRGIAVLDAYRRGLDKLGQEYQVIEEQDLPNHIGTHFYRKALFTPGTALIQPAALVKGLADSLPANVTLYENTPITGVEYGDKTILTHSAGRIVADKLLLTNNAFAMSFGFLKGRMLPIFTYASLTRPLTEQEQARLGGLPYWGVIPADPFGTTLRRTTDNRLLVRNSFSFNADGRSHQKYLQRFKRRHIESFERRFPMLPEVNFEYTWGGSLALSRNHMAHFGQLANNVYGALCCNGLGVTRGTVTGTLLADWLAGKKSHLTDFLLSSPGPNRNPPEPILSAGVNMNLLWGQCRAGRES; from the coding sequence ATGGCAAAGATCAGATACACACCGGCAGATGATTCTACTTGCGGCTGGTTTCACCTTAGCCAGCCCAGGGTGGCCCGTGCGTCCCACTCTGGCAACCGCTCGGCCCGCTGGGTCGTGGTGGGTGCTGGTTTCACCGGACTTGCGGCGGCGCGTCAGCTGGCGCTGAATTTTCCTGATGACGAGATCGTGCTGATCGAGGCCCAGGAAGTGGGTTATGGCGCCTCCGGAAGAAACGCCGGCTTCGCCATTGACCTGCCACACGATATCGGCGCTGACGACTATATCGGTGATATCAAGACCGCCAAAATCAGCATGGAATTGAACCTGATGGGTCAATCCATTTTGAAAGATCTCGTTGAAAAACACCGCATCGACTGTCAGTTTCGCCTGTGCGGAAAGTATCAGGCCGCCATCGAGAACAGAGGCATAGCGGTGCTGGATGCCTACCGTCGTGGCCTGGACAAGCTGGGCCAGGAATACCAGGTGATCGAAGAACAGGACTTGCCGAACCACATCGGCACGCACTTCTATCGCAAGGCCCTGTTTACCCCGGGCACGGCCCTGATCCAGCCCGCGGCACTGGTCAAGGGCCTGGCCGACAGCTTGCCCGCCAACGTCACGCTTTACGAAAACACCCCGATTACCGGCGTCGAGTACGGCGATAAAACCATTCTGACCCACAGCGCCGGTCGTATCGTTGCGGACAAACTGCTCCTGACCAACAACGCGTTCGCCATGAGCTTCGGCTTTTTGAAGGGGCGCATGCTGCCGATTTTCACTTACGCGAGCCTGACCCGACCGCTGACGGAGCAAGAGCAGGCGCGATTGGGTGGCTTGCCTTATTGGGGCGTGATTCCCGCTGATCCTTTTGGCACGACCTTGCGCCGCACAACCGACAATCGCCTGCTGGTGCGCAACAGCTTCAGTTTCAATGCCGATGGCCGCAGTCATCAGAAGTACCTGCAGCGGTTCAAACGACGGCACATAGAGTCTTTCGAACGCCGCTTCCCGATGCTCCCCGAGGTCAATTTCGAATACACCTGGGGCGGTTCGCTGGCGTTGTCCAGAAATCACATGGCGCACTTCGGCCAGCTGGCAAACAACGTCTATGGCGCCCTGTGTTGCAACGGGCTGGGTGTTACCCGGGGAACGGTGACGGGCACATTGCTGGCCGACTGGCTGGCGGGCAAAAAGAGTCATCTCACGGACTTTCTCCTGTCCTCCCCGGGGCCGAACAGAAACCCGCCTGAGCCGATCCTTTCAGCGGGCGTCAATATGAACTTGCTGTGGGGTCAATGCCGGGCAGGAAGGGAAAGCTGA